One segment of Triticum aestivum cultivar Chinese Spring chromosome 2A, IWGSC CS RefSeq v2.1, whole genome shotgun sequence DNA contains the following:
- the LOC123190306 gene encoding uncharacterized protein gives MRGVGGPLLTVSDLLSDLAVEGGDDHLDGGGDASVPSSPLAAHQVEEADPSELQRLFAEDYDNLMKSLQENDPSWPSLMLKLCRALKTSDKLLSCANVKAEQLLEKVEKLEHVLERGDRAVGSIIEVLQSMQLTEDHQTSKSHPPSK, from the exons ATGCGGGGAGTCGGAGGTCCACTGCTCACTGTCAGCGATCTCTTGAGCGACCTCGCCGTCGAAGGAGGCGACGACCACCTCGACGGCGGAGGCGACGCCTCTGTTCCCTCTTCCCCCTTGGCAGCGCATCAGGTGGAGGAGGCCGACCCCTCCGAGCTCCAGCGGCTCTTCGCG GAAGACTATGACAATTTGATGAAGTCGCTACAGGAGAATGACCCTTCGTGGCCTTCCCTGATGCTGAAG TTGTGCAGGGCGTTGAAGACTTCCGATAAGCTGCTGAGCTGCGCGAATGTGAAAGCTGAGCAGCTGCTAGAGAAGGTGGAGAAACTGGAGCATGTCTTAGAGAGGGGAGATCGTGCAGTGGGATCAATCATAGAGGTTCTTCAGAGCATGCAGCTCACCGAGGATCATCAGACCTCCAAATCGCACCCACCTAGCAAGTAG